Genomic segment of Arachis hypogaea cultivar Tifrunner chromosome 16, arahy.Tifrunner.gnm2.J5K5, whole genome shotgun sequence:
GGACATCTATCCAGGAAAAACTTGAGTCCAAAGTTAGGGTCTCTAAGATCAAATAGTGCTAGTCTGTTAGTAAAGCATACAAAACATTCTTCTAGATCGTTTGATGGTGGCAGTAGATCTCTGGAGAGAGAAAGGCGAACTACAGATACAAATGAGGTAGATAACATGCCAACCAACATCAGTGATCAGACCATCACAAATGAGACAATTGCTACGCAGGAACGGAGTGCAAATGGCATTCAGATTGAAAAAACAAAGGCAGAACATGAAGATTATGTTTCTGGAATGCTGTATGACATGCTGCAAAAGGAGGTTGTATCTCTCAGGAAAGCTTGTCATGAGAAAGATCAGTCTCTCAAAGACAAGGATGATGCAATTGAGGTCTCATATCTGCTTTCTTAAATAAGATTACTGATTCAACATTTTTATCTCCTAATTCATTTTGTTGTTTCACTGTTGTAAGATGTTGGCGAAAAAGGTTGATACATTGAACAAAGCTATGGAAGTCGAGGCCAAAAAAATGCGTCGGGAAGTAGCTTCCATGGAAAAGGAGGTGGCTGCTATGCGGGTTAGCAAGGAAAATGATCAAAGGACGCGGCGATCTAGTGCTCCTAGGGGCTCGGTACATAGTTTGCATTCAATTTCTGCCAGGTCAGTTTTCTATCTCTGATATGATAGTGTTTTCTTATTCTTGTGGTTATTCCCAGAAATTTAAGGCTTTTTGCTTACCATTGTTATAACTATGAACGGATAGGATAAGCTTTGTTGAGTTACAAGAACAGAGATGATTACCACTCGTCGTTGATGATCAATTAATCTGTTTAAATTATTATGAAATTACAAGAAACCTGTAGTACTCTAAGGATTTCTGACAACTTGTTGAATTTCTTATGAATGGTAGCAGCCTCCTCTGGTTACAAATGTATAACAGTACAATAGATTATAACTGAGACAGTTTGATACTGGAAACAGAGGGTCTGTGTGTCTAGTTTTTTGGTAAGGTGATAATAGAGAGGTTGACACTTAAAAGCATAATTTTCAGTTTATTGAAGCTTTGATTTATGAAGTACTGGATTTGGGATGTTGCTTTTATCAGAACATGCCCTAGGTCATTTTGGACATTGCCTTTCTGCTAGTGTTGCTTCATTTTTGCAATTAATTCACAACACTTTTCAAATTATGTTTCAGGAGTGCACGTAACTTCTAACCAAATCGATTTCGCTGTGATCATGATCCTGTGCAAGAATGACGAGACTAAAGGGGTTATCTATTTGAATTCTTACCCCCTGTGCTGAATAGAGTTGttgatttatcattttttttttaccttttccgTATTTCCTCTATTTAAGCTTTTTGGCTGTCTCGGGGGGTAGTGTGTAAAGAAGGGACCTTGCATTGTGTTTTTCAGGGAAACCATTACCTTGTATATTTCTTTGTATACTGTTATTAGAAAGGAAATTTAGAATGTATGGTTCAACTTGATGTATGGAAGTATCTGAACATGGCTTCTTGCCTTCCTCAAAGTTAATTCATATTGCTTCTGAGTGTCATTTGGACTCCAAAAATGAAATGGTTAAGGTCCAAAAATTTGATTGAAGTTTTGCTTATTATTGTCACATTATCAAACTAACTGCTCACTAAACTCTTCTAAGGGAGTGGTATTGTTGCTTGTTGATTGTTGAAAATTGTTCTAGGAGTTTAAATAAAGGGTGTGATTAAAATGGAAATTGTTCTTAATAAGTGGAAATAAGAATAGTATTCggttaaaattttcaaaagttaatGAATATAAATGTTGAGTAAAATAACACTTATTTTCATTGACATTaaatgaaattataaaattagatttttgagTATGGAGCTCCTAATATAACTATATAAGTACCTTAATTAAGATAAGGAGTAAAAAGCAACCTTATTTtcactttattttattaaatagaaaaaaatttgaattatgcTAATCATAATAGTAATAAACAAAAATTAGTAGAGTAAAAGCACCTTCAAATTGAAGGGAAAAAATGGTGCTCATGTTTTGTGGAGGGAAAAACATCAAACAGGTGACATGCGCTAAAATAAAATGTAGGGTTTATATTTTATAAGCTTTATAgagggaaaaaaaataataaataaagattgaAGATAGAAAGAGTGAGAGGAGGGAAAAACAACATCCTTGGTCCAAACTCCAAAAATTGTTTATGTTTACATTTTGATTTCTATGACGCACAGAACGCAACAGAGTCACTGTGACTGTGAGTGATGGCGCTTCTTCTCTTTGTTCTACgcccacctcctcctcctcctcctcgtacTCTTCGCTTCTTCATGGCTTCCTCTCGCTTATTCTCCGCAACTTCTTCTCACTCCTTCTTCCACTTCCATCCACTTCCCCATTCTTCTGCTACTCTCTCTTCATCTTTCTCTCTTTCCACCTCTCCCTCTTCACTCTTCAAACCCAGGTACccctttttctgtttctttacatGTTTTTGCATATCAATAAACTTGGTACCCCAATTTGTTGCTAATGGTAAAATAATcggagttttttatttttgggaaAAAAAGGGAAGATTTTTTAGTGCCAACAACCCAACAAACGCTTTCTAAATGCCCTTTTCTTCTGCTTTGTTTTGCTGAATATTTAAACCATGAGGGGTTGGTTTGTTTTGCGTCTTAACACTGTAACATTAAGTAATGagagattttgtggttttaataGGGTGAGTTTGCAGCTGGGAAAGTTGCCTAGTTTCCGTTTGGTGCAAAATGGTGTCACACCAAGGGCGTATATGTCGTCACTCTCAGCAGCTGAAACTTCTCAGAGGAGTGAAAGTTCAAAAGCTTATGGTTCTGATCAAATTCaggtatttttttttagttagttcATATCTGGACTAATAATGCAATTTAATGAAACTAGTTAACTGCATATTGGAAGTGATATGTGTTAttgtgttgaaaaggaaattgagtGCCTGTATTTCTTGTCACTTATTGTGGGTTGCTTCACCAAATATGCTTTGGAAGTGGCACAGGCTTAATATAGTTGTAACTTTCATAGGTACTTGAAGGCTTGGATCCTGTTAGGAAAAGACCTGGAATGTATATTGGAAGCACTGGCCCACGTGGGTTGCACCATTTGGTATCGTCTTTGCACTTTCATATTTGCAGCAGTTTTGATAGTCTTGTGGTGTATTTTATCTGACTGAACCAGAGTGCATCTTAGGTTTATGAAATTTTGGATAATGCTGTTGACGAGGCACAAGCTGGATTTGCTTCCAAGATTGATGTTGTTTTACAATCGGATGGTTCTGTAAGCATAACTGACGATGGTCGTGGGGTacgctttgtttctaatttttctCATAGCTCTGTATGACAGTATATCTTAAGCTTATGTGCTCACAAGGCTCTTCAACCATGACAGTAGGCATTGTTAATTTGAAGTTTGAAACTTGTCCAGTTGTCCTTTTAGATGTATAATTTGGACTCATAAATCTTAGTTGTACATAGTATACTGATTTTGCTTTCTATATTAATCAAGAACTATGCAATGATATTGTGCTTATGGAATTACTAAAATTTGCAGTACATCTTTTTCAATGCTTTTAGCTCTTGAAGCTTCTACTGTAATAAGTAATTCCATTCTGAAAAGTTAAATCTGACTTTTGAGTTATTTGAGCTACTTTTACTTATTTACTATCTGTTGGATGATTTTGAGCTTTTAACTATACATACTAATTTCACTCATGGAATGCAGATTCCTACCGACTTGCATCCAGTTACAAAAAAATCGGCTTTGGAGACAGTGTTGACGGTATTGTTCCATATGCTTGAATATTAAGTTTGCAATGCATATGACTATTCTTTGAACATGTCCAGAGGGTCTAGGCTACATGCTTCTTTTGATACAATGCAATTAAATTCCAATTGAGTTTGTTATGTTATTGTATCAAAGAACCGATTTCCAGTACTCCAATTGAAGTTTGAACTTTAGTTGAGTAATTGGAGTTGATTTCTGCTTGGTACAGTTCTCATATTTTAAACATATTGTCCAATTGCTCAAGGGAAGGAATCAAACTTTTGCCTTTTTAACGCCATTGGCACATCAAGCTATTTCCCTATCCTGATTATCTGTTTTGTTTACTGTATAACATACATGAGATGCGAATTTGATCGTTATGTAGCATATTTTGGCAATAGACTTGTTCATTTCTAGATATGTATTATGAACAGACTTTATCACTGTATAGTTCCGTAAAGATAAAGTTCAGAGGTTTTGAAATTTGGGCCTTATGCTGTCTAGCAGTTTCAGCTACTTTTGCAGTACATTTTAACATGTTATAATTGATCTTTTTGCATATTTTCAATTTGACACAATTATATACTGTCTTATAAACTTATCAGGTCTTGCATGCTGGTGGAAAATTTGGCGGGGCCAACAGTGGGTACTCTGTTTCAGGAGGTTTACATGGTGTTGGTTTATCCGTTGTCAATGCCTTGTCTGAGgtatgtttcctttcctttaGCAGTTTTacctcaaaaaaaagaaaaaaaccaaaTTTCCAGTTCAACCTTCTGTTGAGATTTGCGTGGAGATTTGTGATGCATAATTTTATGAATCACATTTGCACTCACTTTGGAACATCCTTATTTGTCCATGGGTTTTGACCTAGATCTAGATATGAACAAATAATACCATtgctttaatattttttgttttgagtCAGAGGTTACTAGCTGATATATCTAACAGTCTTGTTTGATATCTACTTTCACAGGTGTTAGAGGTAACAGTTTGGCGTGATGGATTAGAATTCAAGCAAAAGTATTCTCGTGGAAAGCCAATAACAACTCTGACATGCCTTGTGCTTTCAAATGAAAAGAAAGATCGTCAGGGAACATCTATAAGATTTTGGCCTGACAAAGAAGGTTCATATAATCTTATATGTTAATTCATTTGTAGGTTGtgttttgactattaactctgaAGTTTAAGACTTCAAAAGTCTTGTGTATGCTTCACTTTAATGCAAGCTTTTCTATGCAGTATTCACCACTGCTATTCAGTTTGACTACAACACAATAGCTGGGCGCATTAGGGAGTTGGCCTTCCTCAACCCAAAGgtgaaattattgattaaataatttttatttgaggTTTCTCTTTTAACATtcacttatattttttatgtggTTAGATCTTATTTTTATCGCTTTTCATTATAACATATAGTGATTTAGTGAAGCACTTCATAAACTTGCAAGATTTCTTCAACTCTACATCTTACTATCTCTTTTGCTTGATCTTTTTCAGCTTACTATCACACTTCAGAAAGAAGATGATGATCCAGAAAAGATCCAATATAATGAATATTTCTTTGCTGGAGGTTTGGTTGAATATGTGAAATGGCTTAACACTGATAAGGTCTTATATTGTTTACTTTATTTTGTACTGTGTGGTTATTGTCCATTTTGAAccgtttcatttactttcttagcTGTTGttgctttcttttctattttggttagaTGTTTTCATTGCTATTGAAGTGATTATTGACTAATGACCTGTTCCAGAAAGCTCTTCACGATGTTCTGAGTTTTAGCAAAGAAACAGATGGAATCAGTATTGATATAGCTTTTCAATGGTAAGCCCCCGATCGTTCTCACCTCTTACGATTTTTGTTGCCTAGATATGTTCCATAAATTGTgtcatgatttaattttttaaattcagtATTACTTTTTATCAATATGCTGGATTTGTTTTCTTCAATAGGTGTGAAGATGCATATTCAGACACTATATTGGGATATGCAAATAGTATACGCACTATTGATGGTGGCACCCATATCGATGGTATGAAGGCTTCTTTAACTAGAACACTTAATAGTCTTGGAAAGAAATCAAAAGTTATCAAGGTATTTCTCAAGTATTTTTTCACCCACTTCTTTCCCCTGATGTTATGCTTATTCACTCTCCTGAAATATGAGATTCCTTGCATATCTTATTGTGATTTTATCTGATGGAATCCTGTTGTATTTATGAATTACAGTATATGGTGCCAGAATCTATGTCATCGTGCTTTGTTTAAGGGTGCTTTTGATGGTTTGTCGTGTTTGATGTGACAAAGTGTTTACCTGTCTTACCAGGATAAGGACATTACTTTAAGTGGTGAGCATGTGAGAGAGGGTCTAACATGTGTTGTCTCAGTGAAGGTCCCAAATCCAGAGTTTGAAGGACAAACGAAGGTACTTTATATTAATTTAGTGGACTGCATAGTTGTGACTTTGGGTTACTTTTGAATATTGAAGCTTTTCCTGTCCTCATTTGAGTTCTTTCTTACTGTTCTCTTTGTTATTAAAGACAAGATTGGGAAATCCTGAGGTGCGGAAAGTGGTTGATCAAGCTTTGCAAGAGTATCTCTCGGAGTATTTGGAGTTGCATCCAGATGTTCTTGATTCCATACTTTCTAAAGCTGTTAATGCTTTCAAGGTAACAATCTCTTTTGTAAACTTGTTAGTCTGATTATTTTGCTCTATATAAAAGAAAAGTTTAGATTTCTTTATATCATTGTTTTACATATTTTAACCAGAAAACTTTTGCTATGATGAATTTATCGATTAATTAGGCGGCTTTAGCAGCAAAAAGAGCTAGGGAATTGGTGAGACAGAAGAGTGTATTAAGATCTTCATCTCTTCCTGGAAAGCTTGCTGATTGTTCATCCACAAATCCTGAAGAATGTGGTATGCATGCTTCCATTTTGCAGAATATATTATGCTTCATAAAGATCCATTTGAATTTCGAAAGATTGTTCTATTTGGTTCTGACCTAGTTCAATGATAAGAAATATCTCCATGATCTAAACCTGTTAGAATTTGGCATGATCTAAACCTTTTGCAATGATGCATGCTTCCATATGTAATTGCTTTTTTATCTCTACAAATGatcttaaaaatttatttggtTATGTACACATTTTTTACTAATGTATACATAATCAATTGAAtacaaatagaaaaaatagataaatttgtAAAAGCATCTTCTAGCCAATAAATATCATCAACCGACATTTTTATCCCTCatagttaatttttttccttttaaaaatgaACGAAAATTCATCTTAGAATTTATACTAAAATGTCAGTAAGAGCCTATCAACCACTactgttattattgttgttgtgaaATTCAGTGTTATTTCCAATTAATATCAAAATGTATCGAATATGATAAATTTTCTGTGCTTGTTTCCATGTATTGCAGAAATATTCATAGTTGAAGGTGATTCAGCTGGAGGAAGTGCTAAGCAAGGGCGTGACAGGCGATTCcaggtatataatttttttaagaaagccTTCAAAACTATAACTTCTTGATATGCAAAACATTTTTTAACCTTGTTTTGTTAGGAGTCCTTGAAAGTTTGAAATAACAAAGATCAACTCTTTTGTGAAGGCACGTGATTGGCTTTGTTATATCTGTAACATGCTCCTAAACACAACAGTTGTTTTAACTTGGAACATTAAAAATGCATAGGCCAACTATATGAGCTGAAATTAAACTGACTTGAATTCTTTGTTTACTGACATGTGTAAGCAGttgttttgttatatatatatattggtggtACATTTATAGAAACATTTTTGTTCCTTCAAATTTTTGGTAGCTATTTAAGTGTATATCCATCAAATTGTATTTGGTGCAGGCCATTCTACCTCTAAGAGGTAAGATTCTGAATATTGAAAGGAGGGATGAAGCTGCAATGTACAAAAATGAAGAGATCCAAAATCTAATTCTCGGTCTTGGCCTTGGAGTGAAGGTTAAAACTTTTCCTGTTTCATTCATTCATTGTTAATGAAGGAGTTAAAGAAAATAAGTAAAGGAGAGAAGAACAAATGCTCTGAAAAATAAAGTAACAGACCCTTTTCAAGTATAACAGTTACATAAATTCACTAAATAGGTGACGTACCAATTCACAATTCATCTGTGTATCAGAACGCCATAAGTAGATTTTCCATATAAGATATTTTAACTAAGGTGTAACATGTACTGCGTCCATGTGCCCGTTCCTGTGCCGGAACGTATTGTGTTTCATGTAACTATGGTATAAAATTGTTAGTTTCATGGAGGCTCTTCAATAATTAACTTGAACCTGTTATgacattttgtttcttttatccaAAAAGTGCTAGCTATTTGTGATTAGAATCTTGTAAAGCAAACACCTTAAAGTTTAAATCATAAATT
This window contains:
- the LOC112757102 gene encoding DNA gyrase subunit B, chloroplastic/mitochondrial, translated to MALLLFVLRPPPPPPPRTLRFFMASSRLFSATSSHSFFHFHPLPHSSATLSSSFSLSTSPSSLFKPRVSLQLGKLPSFRLVQNGVTPRAYMSSLSAAETSQRSESSKAYGSDQIQVLEGLDPVRKRPGMYIGSTGPRGLHHLVYEILDNAVDEAQAGFASKIDVVLQSDGSVSITDDGRGIPTDLHPVTKKSALETVLTVLHAGGKFGGANSGYSVSGGLHGVGLSVVNALSEVLEVTVWRDGLEFKQKYSRGKPITTLTCLVLSNEKKDRQGTSIRFWPDKEVFTTAIQFDYNTIAGRIRELAFLNPKLTITLQKEDDDPEKIQYNEYFFAGGLVEYVKWLNTDKKALHDVLSFSKETDGISIDIAFQWCEDAYSDTILGYANSIRTIDGGTHIDGMKASLTRTLNSLGKKSKVIKDKDITLSGEHVREGLTCVVSVKVPNPEFEGQTKTRLGNPEVRKVVDQALQEYLSEYLELHPDVLDSILSKAVNAFKAALAAKRARELVRQKSVLRSSSLPGKLADCSSTNPEECEIFIVEGDSAGGSAKQGRDRRFQAILPLRGKILNIERRDEAAMYKNEEIQNLILGLGLGVKGEDFKMEALRYHKIIILTDADVDGAHIRTLLLTFFFRYQRALFDEGCIYVGVPPLYKVVRGKQVNYCYDDADLKKLRKTFPPNASYTIQRFKGLGEMMPLQLWETTMDPERRLLKRLTVEDAAEANIVFSSLMGTRVDVRKDLIRNSANTIDLDQLDI